One stretch of Thermanaerosceptrum fracticalcis DNA includes these proteins:
- a CDS encoding HD domain-containing protein produces MGKVIRDPIHNIIEVEDDVLELIDTYAFQRLRRIRQLGVAWLVYPSAEHSRFAHSLGVYEMSKRVIRALKRNSSHFTLNKDEEKLITTAALLHDIGHGPFSHMLEGAIKNLGGHFEHEEMSTRIILECREINTRLQRFGTDFPARVCQVLQKKYPSTHVASVISSQFDADRIDYLLRDSYMTGANYGKFDVDWLLRNISIETATFPSVKGQTVVGINHKKGLNVLEQYLLGRHYMYIHVYYHKVIRSFEAIVNNLIKRILEKEHKKLAGYKVIEALFNSTISIEDYLQLDDFVMMSWFNEWYNKVKDPVLHKLLEYLFCRVPLKVVFPPQEPIAYYKKREEILAQYSSEDEKKYFFYEDSSKNVAYKDLYTTRDVLEEIFVCKEKDEIIPLSALEDSIIVQASNALKKDTIRWYIKP; encoded by the coding sequence ATGGGCAAAGTTATCAGGGACCCTATTCACAACATTATCGAAGTAGAAGACGATGTCCTGGAACTTATCGATACGTATGCCTTTCAGCGGCTGAGAAGAATCAGGCAATTGGGCGTAGCCTGGCTGGTCTACCCATCGGCAGAACACAGCCGTTTCGCCCACTCACTGGGCGTGTATGAAATGTCAAAGAGGGTCATCCGGGCCCTCAAAAGAAACAGCAGTCATTTTACTTTGAACAAAGATGAGGAGAAACTGATTACCACGGCGGCCCTGCTTCACGATATCGGACATGGGCCCTTCAGCCATATGCTGGAGGGTGCCATCAAAAATTTGGGCGGACATTTTGAACATGAGGAAATGTCCACAAGGATTATTCTGGAATGCCGGGAAATAAACACAAGGCTGCAAAGATTTGGTACAGATTTCCCCGCAAGGGTCTGCCAGGTCCTGCAAAAGAAGTATCCCAGTACCCATGTAGCCTCCGTTATTTCCAGCCAGTTTGATGCCGACAGAATTGATTACCTTTTGAGAGACTCCTATATGACAGGAGCCAATTATGGAAAATTTGATGTTGACTGGCTCTTACGAAATATTAGTATTGAAACGGCCACTTTTCCCTCGGTCAAAGGACAAACCGTGGTGGGGATCAATCATAAAAAAGGCTTGAATGTCTTGGAACAGTACCTGCTGGGCAGGCACTATATGTACATTCATGTGTACTACCACAAGGTAATTCGCTCATTTGAAGCCATCGTCAATAACCTCATCAAGAGAATATTGGAGAAAGAACATAAAAAGCTGGCCGGATATAAGGTCATAGAAGCTTTATTCAACTCTACCATAAGTATTGAGGATTATTTACAGCTAGATGATTTTGTAATGATGTCCTGGTTTAATGAATGGTATAATAAGGTGAAGGACCCGGTTTTACATAAACTCCTGGAATATCTTTTCTGCCGTGTACCCCTCAAGGTAGTTTTTCCTCCCCAAGAGCCCATAGCCTATTACAAAAAGAGGGAAGAAATTCTGGCCCAATACTCCAGTGAAGATGAAAAGAAATATTTCTTTTATGAGGATAGCTCCAAAAATGTAGCCTACAAAGATTTATACACCACCCGGGATGTGTTGGAAGAGATCTTTGTCTGCAAGGAGAAAGATGAGATTATACCTTTATCGGCCCTGGAAGACAGCATCATTGTCCAAGCCTCCAATGCGCTGAAAAAGGATACAATTCGCTGGTATATCAAACCTTAA
- the ilvA gene encoding threonine ammonia-lyase IlvA → MSKLQTEEIIKAGRALKGVIQKTPLQKNEILSERYECNVFLKREDLQVVRSFKIRGAYNSIQSIPEETLKNGVVCASAGNHAQGVAYSCKALNIPGTIFMPATTPRQKVGQVNRFGGQFVEVVLTGDTFDDSFLAAKAYCEKENKVFIHPFDDYKIIAGQGTIGMEIMDDAQEEIDFVFCTIGGGGLIAGVGSYIKNISPNTKIIGVEPLGACSMKKSLEEKQVITLETIDKFVDGAAVKRVGELTFGICKKVIDDIVAVPEGKVCTSILELYNENAIVVEPAGALPVAALDFYKEQIKGKNVVCIISGGNNDIERMQEIKERSLLYEGLKHYFIINFPQRPGALKEFVVEVLGPRDDITRFEYTKVNNKEEGPTLVGIELNKKEDYDLLIERMKQKGIRYTVINESPELFNLLI, encoded by the coding sequence GTGAGCAAATTGCAGACGGAAGAAATCATCAAAGCGGGCCGGGCCCTCAAGGGTGTTATCCAAAAAACACCTCTTCAGAAAAATGAGATTTTATCAGAAAGATATGAATGTAACGTCTTTTTAAAGCGAGAAGACCTGCAGGTAGTGAGGTCTTTCAAAATAAGAGGAGCCTACAACTCAATCCAAAGTATCCCTGAGGAAACTCTGAAAAATGGCGTGGTATGTGCCAGCGCAGGGAATCATGCTCAGGGAGTAGCTTATTCATGTAAAGCTTTAAATATTCCCGGGACAATCTTTATGCCGGCCACAACTCCCAGGCAGAAAGTTGGTCAGGTCAATCGTTTCGGCGGGCAGTTTGTGGAAGTGGTTTTAACCGGGGATACATTCGACGATTCTTTCTTAGCTGCAAAGGCCTATTGTGAAAAAGAAAATAAAGTGTTTATTCATCCCTTTGATGATTATAAGATTATAGCCGGTCAGGGGACTATCGGTATGGAGATTATGGATGATGCTCAGGAAGAAATTGACTTTGTTTTTTGTACCATTGGTGGTGGGGGCTTAATTGCCGGTGTAGGCAGCTATATCAAAAACATTAGCCCCAATACCAAAATAATTGGCGTGGAGCCCCTGGGAGCCTGTTCCATGAAAAAGTCACTGGAGGAAAAGCAAGTGATAACTTTAGAAACCATCGACAAGTTTGTGGATGGGGCTGCGGTAAAACGGGTGGGCGAGCTTACTTTTGGCATTTGCAAGAAGGTAATTGATGATATTGTTGCGGTACCGGAGGGCAAAGTGTGTACAAGTATCCTGGAGCTCTACAATGAAAATGCCATAGTTGTGGAACCGGCGGGGGCTCTTCCCGTTGCCGCCCTGGATTTTTACAAAGAGCAGATTAAGGGGAAAAATGTTGTTTGTATCATCAGCGGGGGGAACAATGACATCGAAAGGATGCAGGAAATTAAGGAAAGATCTCTGCTTTACGAAGGTTTAAAACATTATTTCATTATCAATTTCCCCCAACGGCCCGGAGCCTTGAAGGAATTCGTCGTGGAAGTCCTGGGTCCTCGTGATGACATCACCCGTTTTGAATATACCAAAGTAAACAATAAAGAAGAAGGTCCCACCCTGGTGGGGATTGAACTGAACAAAAAAGAAGATTATGATTTGCTCATCGAAAGGATGAAACAGAAAGGTATCCGGTATACAGTCATCAATGAAAGCCCGGAATTATTCAACCTGCTCATTTGA
- a CDS encoding REP-associated tyrosine transposase, translating into MARYPRRMSHTQVYHVMLRGNEKKDIFLDDEDRNQFIDTLGKMKEDKNYYIYAYCLMDNHVHLLIKEANDNIARIMKRITVSYVYYFNKKYARVGHLFHDRFRSEIIDNDSYLLAAARYIHNNPVKAGLVKSAGNYKWSSYKAYVCGERARGNLISTEFLLSMFSEDPQIAVREFIRFTQQVNEDKFLDFQPSAEEECLSINDKELKERIENILGKHGRSVEELKKCVSREERDALIREIKGSISTSVRQLSKLLGISKDIVFRA; encoded by the coding sequence ATGGCGCGATATCCCAGGCGAATGAGTCATACTCAGGTTTACCATGTAATGCTAAGAGGTAACGAGAAGAAAGACATCTTTCTCGATGATGAAGATCGCAACCAATTCATAGATACTTTGGGAAAAATGAAAGAAGACAAGAACTACTACATATATGCTTATTGCCTTATGGACAATCACGTGCACCTTCTAATAAAAGAAGCAAATGATAATATTGCAAGGATAATGAAGCGTATTACTGTAAGTTATGTTTACTATTTCAATAAAAAATATGCTCGGGTAGGTCATTTATTCCACGACCGGTTTCGGAGTGAGATTATAGATAACGATTCGTATTTACTGGCCGCGGCTAGATACATACATAATAACCCAGTGAAAGCAGGCTTAGTGAAAAGTGCGGGGAATTATAAATGGAGTAGTTATAAAGCATACGTTTGCGGAGAAAGAGCAAGGGGTAACCTGATAAGTACTGAATTTTTACTATCGATGTTTTCTGAGGACCCCCAAATTGCGGTAAGAGAGTTTATAAGATTTACTCAACAAGTGAACGAAGATAAATTTTTGGATTTCCAGCCGAGTGCAGAGGAAGAATGTTTAAGTATAAATGATAAAGAGCTTAAGGAAAGAATCGAGAATATTTTAGGAAAACATGGACGAAGTGTTGAGGAGCTAAAAAAATGTGTGAGCAGAGAAGAGAGGGACGCCTTGATAAGAGAGATAAAAGGAAGTATATCAACTTCGGTCCGGCAGCTATCAAAGCTACTCGGAATTAGTAAAGATATTGTGTTCAGAGCATGA
- the rlmH gene encoding 23S rRNA (pseudouridine(1915)-N(3))-methyltransferase RlmH, with translation MQIKVITVGRLKEKYWREAVDEYLKRLTSFAKVEIIEVAEERISDNPSQAEIEQVKAKEGERILKHLSPSFYVIPLVIEGKTLSSEGLADLLGRLALEGKSQVAFIIGGSHGLSSEVIKRGDFPLSFSPMTFPHQLMRILLLEQVYRGFSIIKGLPYHK, from the coding sequence ATGCAGATTAAAGTGATCACTGTCGGCAGGCTCAAAGAAAAATACTGGCGTGAGGCTGTTGACGAGTACCTTAAGCGGCTCACCTCCTTTGCTAAAGTAGAAATCATTGAGGTGGCTGAGGAAAGGATCAGTGACAATCCCTCCCAGGCCGAAATAGAACAGGTGAAAGCAAAAGAAGGGGAAAGGATTTTGAAACACCTTTCCCCCTCTTTTTATGTGATTCCGTTGGTGATTGAAGGCAAAACCCTTTCCTCTGAAGGATTGGCGGACCTCCTAGGGAGGCTGGCCCTGGAGGGCAAAAGCCAGGTTGCTTTTATCATCGGCGGCTCCCACGGCTTATCAAGCGAGGTCATTAAACGAGGTGACTTTCCCCTGTCCTTTTCCCCCATGACCTTTCCCCACCAACTCATGCGTATCCTTTTGCTGGAGCAGGTTTATCGCGGGTTCAGCATAATCAAAGGGCTGCCGTATCATAAGTAA
- a CDS encoding CxxH/CxxC protein has translation MLLACQEHLDRALDNFTEKYHEPPEMFLMSQVIDEDLSDMPQVCHYCGREAVYVVKKYAD, from the coding sequence ATGTTATTAGCCTGCCAAGAACATTTGGATAGAGCTCTGGATAATTTTACGGAGAAATATCATGAGCCCCCGGAGATGTTTTTAATGTCCCAGGTCATAGATGAAGACCTGAGCGACATGCCGCAGGTTTGTCACTACTGCGGCAGAGAAGCAGTCTATGTGGTGAAAAAGTATGCAGATTAA
- a CDS encoding S1C family serine protease, with amino-acid sequence MSYYDDEYPRRRRFLPTILLSLVSAVIGGLLSLSLAPMVYGPEMFKVPQQPPIIQEPGKEAPLPGGYQDYSPVVAIAEQVGPTVVGISNRVVTQDFFGRERVVERGSGSGVIISKEGHIVTNYHVIEKAQSISVNLADGRQVDAQVVGSDPRTDLAVLKINAPNIPVADLGDSNQIKVGELVVAIGNPLGYEFARSVTAGVVSAKERNITIEERKFKLIQTDAAINPGNSGGALVNSRGQVIGINSAKLVIPGVEGMGFAIPISDARPIINELIEHGYISRPSLGIYGAVIDERTARLNDLPQGIYIDRVIPGGAAQKAGLKSEDIIVGINGQKVTNFDELSEVLKQFKPGDQITVNIYRGNKKLDVPLTLGEMPRE; translated from the coding sequence ATGAGTTATTATGATGATGAATATCCCAGAAGGCGTAGGTTCCTGCCCACTATCCTTTTAAGCCTTGTCAGTGCGGTCATTGGTGGATTGCTGTCTTTAAGTTTAGCTCCTATGGTTTACGGGCCGGAGATGTTTAAAGTCCCCCAACAACCTCCTATTATACAGGAACCCGGTAAAGAGGCTCCCCTGCCCGGCGGTTATCAGGATTATTCTCCGGTAGTGGCCATTGCTGAGCAGGTGGGACCTACCGTAGTAGGTATTTCCAACAGGGTTGTCACCCAGGACTTCTTTGGCCGGGAACGTGTGGTGGAAAGAGGCAGCGGCTCCGGGGTAATAATCAGTAAAGAAGGGCATATCGTTACCAACTACCATGTCATTGAGAAAGCCCAGAGCATCAGTGTTAACCTGGCCGATGGCCGCCAGGTCGATGCTCAGGTGGTGGGCAGCGATCCCCGGACAGATTTGGCTGTCTTAAAAATAAATGCACCCAATATACCTGTCGCGGATTTGGGAGATTCCAACCAGATTAAAGTGGGGGAACTGGTGGTAGCCATCGGCAATCCCCTGGGTTATGAGTTCGCCCGTTCCGTTACGGCCGGGGTAGTCAGCGCCAAGGAACGTAATATTACCATCGAGGAAAGAAAATTTAAACTGATCCAGACCGATGCGGCAATAAATCCGGGAAACAGCGGCGGTGCCCTGGTCAACAGCCGGGGGCAGGTCATCGGCATAAACAGTGCCAAACTGGTTATCCCGGGGGTGGAAGGCATGGGCTTTGCCATCCCCATCAGTGATGCCCGTCCCATCATCAATGAACTTATCGAGCATGGTTATATCAGCAGGCCTTCTTTGGGGATCTACGGAGCCGTCATTGATGAGCGGACCGCCCGTCTCAATGATCTTCCCCAGGGTATCTATATTGACCGGGTCATTCCCGGCGGTGCGGCCCAGAAAGCCGGTCTTAAATCGGAAGATATCATTGTAGGCATTAACGGTCAGAAAGTAACGAATTTTGATGAACTGAGTGAAGTTCTGAAACAGTTTAAGCCGGGAGATCAGATTACCGTTAATATTTACCGGGGCAACAAGAAACTGGACGTTCCCCTGACGCTGGGGGAAATGCCGAGGGAGTAA
- a CDS encoding MBL fold metallo-hydrolase, translated as MNVCTLRSGSSGNAIYIETEQTKVLIDAGLSGKVLANAASQACGVDLAALDALLITHAHRDHTLGAGVLARRYKLPVYATEGTWCEMSPLIGPVPPGQQYIINTDTTWEIGDLKIEVFPVSHDALEPVGYVLGNEERTLGVATDSGVMTSRMEKHLRNLDALILEANHDVELLRTGPYPWSLKKRIASILGHLSNESAGQALLRTLGGKTRKVILAHLSEENNKPALALNTVQEQLALNQVSLDEVDIFVAPRYKPSPRIKI; from the coding sequence ATGAATGTTTGTACATTACGAAGCGGAAGTTCGGGCAATGCTATTTACATTGAGACAGAGCAAACTAAAGTTTTAATCGATGCGGGATTAAGCGGGAAAGTCCTGGCTAATGCTGCTTCCCAGGCCTGCGGCGTGGACCTGGCTGCTTTGGATGCGTTGCTTATTACCCACGCCCACCGGGATCATACCCTGGGGGCTGGAGTTCTGGCCAGGAGGTATAAACTGCCTGTCTATGCTACTGAGGGTACCTGGTGCGAAATGTCGCCCCTGATCGGACCGGTGCCTCCTGGGCAACAATACATAATCAACACGGATACTACCTGGGAAATAGGCGATTTGAAAATAGAGGTCTTCCCCGTCTCCCATGATGCTCTGGAGCCTGTGGGATATGTCCTGGGTAATGAGGAGAGGACTCTGGGGGTCGCTACGGACTCAGGGGTCATGACCAGCCGCATGGAAAAACACCTACGTAATCTTGATGCCCTAATCCTAGAAGCCAACCACGACGTGGAACTCCTCAGGACGGGCCCCTATCCCTGGTCCCTCAAAAAAAGGATTGCCAGTATTTTAGGCCATCTTTCCAACGAAAGTGCGGGACAAGCATTGTTACGGACCCTTGGGGGGAAAACTAGAAAAGTAATCCTGGCTCACTTGAGCGAGGAAAATAATAAGCCTGCCCTGGCCTTAAACACTGTCCAGGAGCAGCTAGCCCTTAACCAAGTAAGCCTGGATGAGGTGGATATTTTTGTAGCTCCCCGTTACAAACCCAGTCCACGGATAAAAATCTAA
- a CDS encoding M1 family metallopeptidase: MLWRRIRDALLVVILWVGLVWLVFTVGNHLFDTREQDKLLRPLVPPEPRQTTPAPVVPPSISAQYAMKVKYQPVEHFLEARVSADVFNQTGRVLSNLYFHFYPAAFNKADTAPLPRTGDAPQANWQPGHGAIKQIRLNGQNCLFKLEGTQLNVLLPALFHHGQKLSLQVDFTIKLPQTTGRMGYQGEESRFGNWYPILAVYDELGWNLDPYYAVGDPFYSETGDYLVTLEVPVEEIVGATGYLEKVQFNGKNKILTWRADNVRDFAWVSSSRYSESIGKGSPVIYSLYYPEHGKAGERVIKIARQVLTFCQSYIGPYPYPEVRIAEVDFLFGGMEYPNLVYIAKKLYENPEDEFFEFAVAHELIHQWWYNVVGNDQVEESWLDEALTNYTTYLYFADTYGMEKAREIKARFLGKGRAEPDMRVKPLNQYRDMKEYSKLVYQQGALVLDLLKEQVGSEKFQEILQRYYHDFQYKNARIRDFIDIVEEVTGNRWDDFFARYLYNQR; the protein is encoded by the coding sequence ATGCTCTGGCGGAGAATCCGGGATGCTCTACTGGTAGTAATACTGTGGGTTGGTCTGGTCTGGTTAGTTTTTACCGTCGGAAACCACCTCTTCGATACCCGGGAACAGGATAAGCTCCTAAGACCCTTAGTCCCTCCCGAACCACGGCAAACTACTCCTGCTCCTGTTGTTCCGCCCAGTATTTCTGCCCAGTATGCCATGAAAGTTAAATATCAACCCGTTGAACATTTTCTTGAGGCCAGGGTCTCGGCGGATGTTTTTAATCAAACGGGACGCGTCCTCTCCAACCTTTATTTTCATTTTTATCCCGCCGCTTTTAATAAAGCCGACACTGCGCCTCTTCCCCGGACAGGAGACGCTCCCCAGGCAAACTGGCAGCCTGGACATGGGGCCATCAAACAGATCCGTCTCAACGGACAGAACTGCTTATTCAAATTGGAAGGTACCCAGTTAAATGTCTTGTTGCCTGCTCTCTTTCATCATGGCCAGAAACTCTCCCTGCAGGTGGATTTTACCATAAAGCTGCCCCAAACCACCGGGAGAATGGGTTATCAGGGGGAGGAGAGCCGCTTCGGCAACTGGTATCCCATTTTAGCCGTCTATGACGAGCTGGGCTGGAATCTGGACCCCTATTATGCGGTGGGTGATCCTTTCTACAGCGAAACAGGGGATTATTTAGTGACTTTAGAAGTACCTGTGGAAGAGATCGTGGGCGCCACCGGCTACCTGGAAAAGGTTCAATTTAATGGTAAGAACAAAATCCTCACCTGGCGGGCCGATAACGTACGGGATTTTGCCTGGGTCAGCAGTTCCCGGTATAGTGAAAGCATAGGAAAAGGAAGCCCCGTCATTTACTCCCTTTATTATCCGGAGCACGGTAAGGCAGGTGAGCGTGTTATAAAAATAGCCCGGCAGGTCCTCACTTTCTGTCAATCCTATATTGGCCCCTACCCTTATCCGGAAGTGCGTATCGCCGAAGTTGATTTTCTCTTTGGGGGCATGGAATATCCTAACCTGGTTTATATCGCCAAAAAGCTGTATGAAAATCCGGAAGACGAATTTTTTGAATTCGCGGTAGCCCATGAACTGATTCACCAGTGGTGGTACAATGTTGTGGGCAATGACCAGGTTGAGGAATCCTGGTTGGATGAAGCCCTTACCAATTATACGACCTACCTGTATTTTGCCGATACCTATGGCATGGAAAAAGCCAGAGAAATCAAAGCCCGTTTTCTGGGAAAGGGGCGGGCTGAACCGGACATGCGGGTTAAACCTCTCAATCAGTACCGCGATATGAAGGAATATAGTAAACTGGTTTACCAGCAGGGAGCCCTGGTTCTGGATTTACTGAAAGAACAAGTAGGCTCTGAGAAGTTTCAGGAGATTTTGCAGCGCTATTATCACGATTTTCAATACAAAAATGCTCGGATCAGGGATTTTATAGACATTGTAGAAGAGGTCACCGGCAACAGATGGGATGACTTTTTTGCCAGGTATTTGTATAATCAGAGGTAG
- a CDS encoding BON domain-containing protein, which yields MTQDDMIKLKVEEALSENMHNSSLGVNVQVEKGYVTLTGIVDVLSEKDYAERVVNSISGIKGVNNALTVGMDGEITDEQITQQVIGKFFSEPQLEAQEVGATTKRGAVYLQGRVKTLAEANIARELASTVMGVKDVVMNQLKIGDNLEGPHDDATITNAVEVALSASEEVSARDVRTSCRNGVIYLDGTVNTLKEKETAGRLASTVPGVRRVVNNLSTRHGGNDRDSELTNLLRERLRKNEWATPGFQIEAYVIDGTAYLGGEVYSVEAKSQAELVAGGIPGIKQVHNDIEVARH from the coding sequence ATGACCCAGGATGATATGATAAAACTGAAAGTAGAAGAAGCCCTTTCCGAGAACATGCATAACAGCAGTTTGGGTGTCAACGTCCAGGTGGAGAAGGGCTATGTGACTTTAACGGGGATAGTCGATGTACTCTCAGAAAAAGATTATGCTGAACGTGTTGTTAATTCCATTTCAGGGATTAAAGGTGTGAACAATGCCTTAACAGTAGGGATGGATGGAGAAATCACTGATGAACAAATTACCCAGCAGGTCATAGGCAAATTTTTTTCCGAACCCCAATTGGAAGCTCAGGAAGTAGGGGCTACCACGAAACGGGGTGCAGTCTACCTGCAGGGAAGGGTAAAGACTTTAGCGGAAGCCAATATCGCCCGGGAATTAGCTTCCACGGTGATGGGCGTCAAAGACGTGGTCATGAATCAATTAAAAATCGGAGATAACCTGGAAGGCCCTCACGATGACGCTACCATCACCAATGCCGTAGAGGTGGCTCTCTCAGCCAGTGAAGAGGTTTCAGCACGTGATGTGAGAACCTCCTGTCGTAACGGGGTCATATACCTGGACGGCACGGTAAATACCTTGAAAGAAAAGGAAACAGCAGGACGTTTAGCCAGTACCGTTCCCGGTGTGCGCCGGGTTGTCAACAATTTAAGTACCCGGCATGGCGGCAATGACCGAGACAGCGAACTCACTAATCTTTTGCGGGAACGGCTCAGGAAAAATGAATGGGCCACTCCAGGGTTCCAAATCGAAGCATATGTCATCGATGGTACCGCATATTTGGGTGGAGAGGTATACTCCGTAGAGGCCAAGTCCCAGGCTGAGCTGGTGGCGGGAGGGATTCCCGGAATAAAGCAGGTCCATAATGATATTGAAGTAGCCAGGCATTAA
- a CDS encoding peptidase MA family metallohydrolase gives MANLATVNNKSVIAVLIFFIIVSSFTGRGWAEIRTLPYQILKKGISLYVNYQTKDFEVKESHNFIVKYTSADADMAGLITETAETYYHQVGKYLGYNPPAQKIPLIIYPDSDSFNDSFGMKGDKSAVGVYWAGSIRLLSPHAWLPRELPGPEREVLFKKDGPLSHELTHLFIDYQTKGNYTRWLTEGIAQYVEREITGFTLDEPLRSKRSKLYPLTSLDGEFDQQPDQILAYWQSLKTVDYLIDHYGPEKIHELLKALAQGFRINEAFSKVYGINLSTLEKNVKDYIDTETI, from the coding sequence ATGGCAAATCTAGCTACCGTAAACAATAAAAGTGTCATAGCAGTCTTAATATTCTTTATAATCGTCAGTTCCTTTACTGGTCGGGGCTGGGCGGAAATCCGCACCTTACCTTATCAAATTTTAAAAAAAGGCATATCACTATATGTAAACTACCAGACCAAGGATTTTGAGGTTAAAGAAAGCCATAACTTTATCGTAAAATATACCTCTGCCGATGCTGATATGGCCGGGCTCATTACGGAGACGGCGGAAACCTATTATCATCAGGTAGGGAAGTATTTAGGCTACAACCCGCCCGCCCAGAAAATTCCCCTCATTATCTACCCGGACAGTGATTCTTTTAATGACAGTTTTGGCATGAAGGGTGACAAAAGTGCCGTAGGTGTTTACTGGGCCGGAAGTATCAGGCTTCTTTCCCCCCATGCCTGGCTTCCCCGGGAACTGCCAGGCCCGGAAAGAGAAGTATTGTTTAAAAAAGACGGCCCTCTTTCCCATGAACTGACCCATCTGTTTATTGATTACCAGACCAAAGGGAACTACACACGCTGGCTTACGGAAGGAATAGCCCAATATGTGGAGAGAGAAATTACAGGATTTACCCTGGATGAGCCTCTACGCTCAAAACGCAGTAAACTTTATCCTTTGACCAGTTTAGATGGAGAATTTGATCAGCAGCCCGACCAGATCCTGGCCTACTGGCAGTCTTTAAAGACCGTAGACTATTTGATTGACCATTATGGTCCGGAAAAAATCCACGAATTATTGAAAGCTTTAGCCCAGGGTTTCCGTATCAATGAGGCTTTCAGCAAAGTTTATGGGATAAATCTTTCCACCCTGGAGAAAAACGTGAAGGATTACATTGACACTGAAACTATATAA
- the trxB gene encoding thioredoxin-disulfide reductase has protein sequence MVLYDVVILGGGPAGLTTAIYTCRAGWKTLLVEMGAPGGQAATTEIIENYPGFPEGVSGPELMLKFYSQAARFGCEFMTAQVTGLTVEGGIKTVTTTQGDVEGKTIIVATGAQPRELGVEGERKFRGRGVSYCATCDGFFFRQKKVAVIGGGDAAVEEAIYLSKLAQEVTIIHRRDAFRAAKVLGDRALQVPNIKVIWDAVVDEIRGDSQVKTLKLHNVKTQESREVQVDGVFIYVGTQPNTDCLPAVIERNPQGYIITNEALETRVPGVFAVGDCRFKGSRQVATAVGDGALVLPAVEKYLNSL, from the coding sequence ATGGTGTTGTACGATGTGGTGATATTGGGAGGAGGGCCTGCCGGACTTACAACGGCTATCTATACCTGCCGGGCAGGCTGGAAAACGCTCTTGGTAGAGATGGGGGCGCCGGGGGGACAGGCCGCCACTACGGAAATCATCGAAAACTATCCCGGATTTCCGGAGGGGGTTTCCGGTCCTGAGTTGATGCTAAAGTTTTATAGCCAAGCGGCTCGCTTTGGCTGTGAATTTATGACAGCACAGGTTACCGGCCTGACTGTTGAAGGAGGGATTAAAACAGTCACTACTACCCAGGGTGATGTGGAAGGTAAAACCATCATTGTGGCCACCGGGGCCCAGCCCCGGGAACTGGGAGTAGAAGGAGAAAGAAAATTCCGGGGCAGGGGGGTGTCTTACTGTGCCACCTGTGACGGCTTCTTTTTCCGCCAGAAAAAAGTGGCTGTGATTGGGGGCGGCGATGCCGCCGTGGAAGAAGCCATCTATCTCTCCAAACTGGCTCAGGAAGTAACCATCATCCATCGCCGCGATGCTTTTCGTGCTGCGAAAGTCCTGGGAGATAGAGCCCTTCAGGTTCCCAATATTAAAGTGATTTGGGATGCTGTAGTAGATGAGATCAGGGGAGACAGCCAGGTAAAAACATTGAAGCTCCATAATGTAAAGACCCAGGAGTCCCGGGAAGTTCAGGTTGATGGTGTTTTCATTTATGTGGGAACCCAGCCCAATACTGACTGCCTCCCTGCGGTGATTGAACGTAACCCTCAAGGATACATTATCACCAATGAGGCCTTGGAAACCCGGGTCCCGGGTGTATTTGCCGTAGGTGACTGCCGCTTTAAAGGGTCCCGGCAGGTGGCTACAGCCGTGGGGGACGGCGCCCTGGTTTTACCTGCGGTGGAAAAATACCTGAATTCCCTGTAG
- a CDS encoding CoA-binding protein: MFDFSRIKTIAVIGLSNNPDRPAYFVSQYMKEKGFRIIPINPKGEEVLGEKGYQRLRDIPADVKIDVANFFMRAEKLLPIVEEALERGIKIIWLQQGIVSQEAAKLAREKGAEIIMDRCIKVEHMDALSR, translated from the coding sequence ATGTTTGATTTTTCCCGGATCAAAACTATTGCAGTCATCGGTTTAAGCAATAACCCTGACCGACCCGCTTATTTCGTTTCCCAATATATGAAAGAAAAAGGCTTCCGGATCATTCCCATCAATCCTAAAGGCGAAGAGGTCCTGGGGGAAAAAGGTTACCAGCGGCTTAGGGATATTCCTGCTGACGTTAAAATTGACGTGGCTAATTTTTTTATGAGGGCGGAGAAGCTCCTGCCTATTGTGGAAGAAGCTCTGGAGAGGGGAATTAAGATAATCTGGCTGCAACAGGGTATTGTTAGCCAGGAAGCTGCAAAATTAGCCAGAGAAAAAGGCGCTGAGATTATCATGGATAGATGTATTAAAGTGGAGCACATGGATGCTCTGTCCCGCTAG